The Methanomassiliicoccales archaeon genome includes a region encoding these proteins:
- a CDS encoding prephenate dehydrogenase/arogenate dehydrogenase family protein → MTDSVEGIRWKIEEIDNEILDLIKKRMSIALAMGHHKVEKEMPVRDIRVEEQVRDRYLARAKDVGISDAAAIELSSLIVRESVEAQARLPRQMKPRKVLVVGGGGAMGQWLCRFFSSRGHEVKVFDTLPGKSFPNVTSLEKGVKEADVIAVSSHISATADMLRQIFKLKPKGLVFDIASVKSPLIEVLKEGADQGLLVCSIHPMFGPSASFIFARNLIVCDCGSDAAVNKFMPLLNGTGANVIQMPLEDHDKYIAVVLGMSHALNLAFFEALRHSDFGFEELKRVSSTTFERQMNTSSSVARESPNLYYEIQHLNPYNQDVLDAFISALREVQEAGTDEDRSHLIRIMQEGRKYFEVKQ, encoded by the coding sequence TTGACTGATAGTGTGGAAGGCATCCGGTGGAAGATCGAGGAGATCGACAACGAGATACTGGACCTGATCAAGAAGCGTATGAGCATAGCCCTGGCCATGGGGCATCACAAGGTGGAGAAGGAAATGCCCGTTAGGGACATCCGCGTCGAGGAGCAGGTCCGCGACAGATATCTCGCCAGGGCCAAAGATGTGGGCATCAGCGATGCGGCGGCCATCGAGCTTTCCTCGCTGATAGTGCGTGAATCGGTAGAGGCCCAGGCCCGTTTACCCAGACAAATGAAGCCGCGCAAGGTGCTGGTGGTGGGCGGCGGTGGCGCCATGGGACAGTGGCTGTGCCGCTTCTTCTCCTCCCGCGGCCATGAGGTCAAGGTGTTCGATACCCTTCCCGGCAAGTCGTTCCCCAACGTTACGTCGCTGGAGAAGGGGGTCAAGGAAGCGGACGTGATCGCCGTGTCCTCGCACATCTCCGCCACCGCGGACATGCTGCGCCAGATATTCAAGCTGAAGCCCAAGGGGCTGGTCTTCGACATCGCCTCGGTGAAGTCGCCGCTGATCGAGGTCCTCAAGGAAGGGGCGGACCAAGGCTTGCTGGTGTGCTCCATCCATCCGATGTTCGGCCCCAGCGCCTCCTTCATATTTGCCCGGAACCTGATAGTGTGCGATTGCGGCTCGGACGCCGCCGTCAACAAGTTCATGCCCTTGCTGAACGGCACCGGTGCCAACGTCATCCAGATGCCGTTGGAGGACCACGACAAGTACATAGCCGTGGTGCTGGGGATGAGCCATGCCCTGAACTTGGCGTTCTTCGAGGCCCTACGCCACAGCGACTTCGGTTTCGAGGAGCTCAAGAGAGTGTCCTCCACCACGTTCGAGAGGCAGATGAACACCAGCAGCAGCGTGGCCCGGGAGAGCCCCAACCTTTACTACGAGATCCAGCATCTGAACCCATACAACCAGGATGTGCTGGATGCGTTCATCTCCGCCCTGAGGGAAGTGCAGGAGGCCGGCACGGACGAGGACCGGTCCCACTTGATCAGGATCATGCAGGAAGGAAGGAAGTATTTCGAGGTGAAGCAATGA
- a CDS encoding shikimate kinase, producing MIGRGEAHGAVTIINAIAAGKGCAVGVDLRTWAEVELSPGEGVEVVMEGLPNEPTKLVSSCANAVMDHFSRRMKAKVRSGSQIPVSRGLKSSSAAANAVILATLDALGEKMGYLEVLRMNADISVAAGVSVTGSMDDAAASLLGGVVCTDNLRRKLLRREKWTLSPRVVIGVPERMIRKADLPRDRIAVYKPMVEKAFEMAWNRHYLDAMFLNGLCYGAALGLDQDLTIQAMKAGAIGAGISGTGPAVAAFVGATREKKVIEAMGPGALAVDVFQGEPI from the coding sequence TTGATCGGAAGGGGAGAGGCGCACGGCGCCGTCACCATAATAAACGCCATCGCCGCCGGCAAGGGCTGCGCGGTCGGCGTAGATCTGCGCACCTGGGCCGAGGTGGAGCTTTCACCCGGTGAAGGGGTAGAGGTGGTCATGGAAGGGCTGCCCAACGAACCGACCAAGCTGGTCAGTTCCTGCGCCAACGCGGTCATGGACCATTTCTCGCGGAGGATGAAGGCCAAGGTCCGCTCTGGCTCTCAGATCCCGGTCTCCCGGGGGCTCAAGAGCAGCAGCGCCGCGGCCAACGCGGTGATACTGGCCACCCTGGACGCCCTGGGGGAGAAGATGGGCTACCTGGAGGTGCTGCGCATGAACGCCGACATCTCCGTGGCCGCCGGGGTCTCGGTCACCGGGTCCATGGACGACGCCGCCGCTTCTTTGTTGGGTGGGGTGGTGTGCACCGACAACCTCCGCCGCAAGCTGCTGAGGAGGGAGAAGTGGACCCTCAGCCCGAGGGTGGTCATCGGCGTGCCGGAGCGCATGATCCGCAAGGCGGACCTGCCCCGGGACCGCATCGCCGTCTACAAGCCCATGGTGGAGAAGGCCTTCGAGATGGCCTGGAACCGGCATTACCTCGATGCCATGTTCCTAAACGGCCTGTGCTATGGAGCGGCGCTAGGTCTGGACCAGGACCTGACTATACAGGCTATGAAGGCCGGGGCCATCGGGGCGGGCATATCCGGCACCGGGCCGGCGGTGGCCGCCTTCGTGGGCGCGACCAGGGAGAAGAAGGTCATCGAGGCCATGGGCCCCGGGGCCCTGGCCGTGGACGTGTTCCAGGGGGAGCCGATATGA
- the aroA gene encoding 3-phosphoshikimate 1-carboxyvinyltransferase has protein sequence MLKVIRSRTEGEVVSSPSKSYTHRAMTLSLLAEGRSVLHRPLRGEDTLATLEAVKAFGGLVEERTDLEITGGRLRCPDGIVDAKNSGTTIRLMAGVASLLSCTTVLTGDESVRRRPMQPLIEALIGLGVRCESTRGNGLAPLMVQGPNKGKETSIRGDVSSQFISSLLISSAVKDVDTTIHLTTPLKSRPYVDITMEMMTRFGVKCQSTADGFIVPGGQRYRPQDYTVPGDFSSAAFPLAAAALTGQVTVKNLDPKDRQGDRSFLDILKGLGAEVRWEGNDLRCARGELRGMEIDLGDAPDLFPIVTVLCTQAKGESHITNAAHVRLKESDRIAATTAFLRDMGAEVKETEDGCVVRGGTKLRGARVNSFNDHRILMAAAVAALVADGETIINDGDCHRISYPDFVQDMRSLGAKLEMIP, from the coding sequence ATGCTGAAGGTCATTAGGTCCAGGACGGAAGGGGAGGTCGTCTCCTCGCCGTCCAAGAGCTACACCCACCGGGCCATGACCCTGTCCCTGCTGGCGGAGGGCCGGAGCGTCCTGCATCGCCCGCTGCGAGGCGAGGACACGCTGGCCACGCTGGAGGCGGTGAAGGCCTTCGGAGGGTTGGTCGAGGAGCGTACGGACCTGGAGATAACCGGCGGGCGGCTGAGATGCCCTGACGGCATCGTCGACGCCAAGAACTCCGGGACCACCATACGGCTGATGGCCGGGGTGGCTTCGCTGCTATCATGCACCACCGTGCTCACCGGCGACGAGAGCGTTAGACGGCGACCGATGCAGCCCCTGATCGAGGCGCTGATCGGCCTGGGCGTGCGATGCGAGTCCACCCGCGGCAACGGGCTGGCCCCCCTGATGGTCCAAGGACCCAACAAGGGAAAGGAGACCAGCATACGCGGGGACGTCAGTTCCCAGTTCATCTCCTCGTTACTGATATCCTCGGCGGTCAAGGATGTGGATACTACCATTCACCTGACCACCCCGCTCAAGTCCCGGCCTTATGTGGACATAACCATGGAGATGATGACGCGTTTCGGCGTTAAATGCCAGAGCACCGCCGACGGATTCATCGTCCCCGGAGGCCAGAGGTACCGACCCCAGGACTACACCGTCCCCGGGGACTTCTCCTCGGCGGCGTTCCCGTTGGCGGCGGCCGCGCTCACCGGCCAGGTCACCGTGAAGAACTTAGATCCTAAAGACAGGCAGGGCGATCGTTCCTTTCTGGACATCCTTAAAGGATTGGGGGCGGAGGTCCGCTGGGAGGGTAACGACCTGCGCTGCGCTCGCGGAGAATTGAGGGGGATGGAGATAGACCTGGGCGACGCCCCAGACCTCTTCCCCATCGTGACCGTGCTCTGCACCCAGGCCAAAGGAGAGAGCCATATTACCAACGCGGCCCACGTGCGCCTGAAGGAGAGCGACCGCATCGCCGCCACCACCGCCTTCCTGAGGGACATGGGCGCGGAGGTGAAGGAGACGGAGGACGGCTGTGTGGTCCGGGGCGGGACCAAGCTCCGGGGCGCGCGCGTCAACTCGTTCAACGACCACCGCATACTGATGGCCGCGGCGGTGGCCGCCCTGGTGGCGGACGGCGAGACGATCATAAACGATGGCGACTGCCACCGCATATCCTACCCGGACTTTGTGCAAGACATGAGGTCGCTGGGGGCCAAGCTGGAGATGATACCGTGA
- a CDS encoding shikimate dehydrogenase → MTRICVAISEADATSALAVAKDAVSRGAECLEFRFDAMPVLPDDLAPFQELDVRRIATLREKDQGGAWEGPLEKKWEFLWRAAHAGFDVDLEFGHPLVMRAHLLKPSKVIISYHDLKMTPSIGKIIETLVECSARADMAKAAFNVRTMHDMAQLVEAAMWFDLSRERFTVIGMGELGTVTRVLAYRLDSVLTYASVSAGKETAPGQLDLETMKWLGKEPLVTGIIGYPLDHSVSPQLHNAAFRSLGIKGIYLKWVTLNDELEDLLGVADALGIKGFNVTIPHKETIIPFLDRVDPLAERIGAVNTVVNEDGNLVGRNTDVIGVERTFERNGVDPKDKMALVLGAGGASRSVLAYLTSKGAEVDITNRTMGKAESLSKAFDGVSAVGRPIAEEKQYDIIVNCTPLGMKGFPMEMPISPHSLREGQFVMDIVYNPAVTPLLAEASRKGAVAVSGKDMLIYQALASFELWTGKAAEYEVMEQAFREALP, encoded by the coding sequence AGCTGAGTGCCTGGAGTTCCGTTTCGATGCCATGCCCGTGCTGCCGGACGACCTGGCACCGTTCCAAGAGCTCGACGTTCGTCGCATCGCCACCCTACGGGAGAAGGACCAGGGCGGGGCCTGGGAAGGGCCGTTGGAGAAGAAGTGGGAATTCCTGTGGCGGGCAGCGCACGCCGGTTTCGACGTGGACCTCGAATTCGGTCATCCCCTCGTGATGCGAGCGCACCTGCTGAAACCGTCCAAGGTCATCATCTCCTATCACGACCTGAAGATGACGCCCTCCATAGGAAAGATCATCGAGACCCTGGTGGAGTGCTCGGCGCGGGCGGACATGGCCAAGGCGGCCTTCAATGTACGGACGATGCACGACATGGCACAGCTGGTGGAGGCGGCCATGTGGTTCGACCTGAGCCGGGAGCGCTTCACGGTCATCGGCATGGGCGAGCTGGGCACGGTCACCCGGGTGCTGGCGTACCGGCTGGACAGTGTTCTCACCTATGCTTCCGTGTCCGCAGGTAAGGAGACCGCCCCGGGCCAGCTCGACCTGGAGACCATGAAGTGGCTGGGAAAGGAGCCGCTGGTCACCGGGATAATCGGATATCCCCTGGACCACTCCGTGTCGCCGCAGCTGCACAACGCCGCCTTCCGCTCCTTGGGGATCAAGGGCATCTATCTCAAGTGGGTCACTTTGAACGATGAGCTGGAGGACCTGCTGGGCGTGGCGGACGCCCTCGGCATAAAAGGTTTCAACGTCACCATCCCGCACAAGGAGACCATCATTCCCTTCCTGGACCGGGTCGACCCGTTGGCCGAGAGGATCGGGGCGGTGAACACCGTGGTCAACGAGGACGGGAACCTGGTGGGGCGCAACACCGACGTGATCGGGGTGGAGAGGACCTTCGAGAGGAACGGCGTGGACCCCAAGGACAAGATGGCCTTGGTGCTGGGCGCCGGAGGCGCGTCCCGCTCCGTCCTGGCCTACCTCACGTCCAAGGGAGCGGAGGTGGACATCACCAACCGCACCATGGGCAAGGCCGAGTCCCTGTCCAAGGCCTTCGACGGCGTTTCGGCCGTCGGCCGTCCCATCGCCGAGGAGAAGCAGTACGACATCATCGTGAACTGCACCCCCCTCGGAATGAAGGGGTTCCCCATGGAGATGCCCATCTCCCCGCACTCGCTGCGAGAGGGGCAGTTCGTCATGGATATCGTATACAATCCAGCGGTGACGCCGCTGCTGGCCGAGGCCTCGCGCAAGGGAGCGGTGGCGGTAAGCGGCAAGGACATGCTCATCTATCAGGCCCTGGCCTCCTTCGAGCTCTGGACCGGAAAGGCCGCCGAGTACGAAGTCATGGAGCAGGCCTTCCGGGAGGCGCTGCCTTGA
- the aroC gene encoding chorismate synthase, translating into MNTIGSELRLTLFGASHGPCVGAVLDGVPPGMSIDPIRIQNEVDLRKPSAGIGTPRAEEDKVEVVSGILEGKSTGAPITLMVVNRDIDSSKYEKFKQVPRPGHADLTARSKYSECADLRGGGQFSGRMTVALVAAGAIAKMLLEERGVRVAAYLKQVGTVRDQEERSVTEAMLSRSNEVRAASADVADRMKEEILRAKEDGDSVGGVVECIVDGLPMGLGEPFFDTVEGELAKLVFAVPGVKGIEFGSGFAAAGMRGSQHNDPFVLVDGKVRTSKNDAGGILGGITNGMPVVFRVAIKPTASIAKGQRSLNVKSGKQTELKIEGRHDPCIAPRAVPVVEAAAALVLADLSMRGGVVD; encoded by the coding sequence GTGAACACCATTGGCAGCGAATTGCGCTTGACCCTGTTCGGCGCCAGCCACGGACCGTGCGTCGGCGCGGTGCTGGACGGGGTCCCACCGGGCATGTCGATCGATCCCATCCGCATACAGAACGAGGTCGACCTACGGAAGCCGTCGGCGGGCATCGGCACGCCAAGGGCCGAGGAGGACAAGGTAGAGGTGGTCTCCGGAATATTGGAGGGCAAGAGCACCGGCGCCCCCATCACCCTGATGGTGGTGAACCGGGACATCGATTCCAGCAAGTACGAGAAGTTCAAGCAGGTCCCCCGTCCGGGGCATGCCGACCTCACCGCCCGCTCCAAGTACTCGGAGTGCGCGGACCTGCGGGGCGGGGGGCAGTTCTCCGGCCGCATGACCGTGGCGCTGGTGGCCGCCGGGGCCATAGCCAAGATGCTGCTGGAGGAGCGCGGGGTGCGCGTGGCCGCCTACCTGAAACAGGTGGGAACCGTACGGGACCAGGAGGAAAGGAGCGTCACCGAAGCGATGCTCTCCCGTTCCAACGAGGTGCGGGCAGCTTCCGCCGACGTCGCCGACCGGATGAAGGAGGAGATCCTCCGGGCCAAGGAGGATGGGGACAGCGTGGGCGGGGTGGTGGAATGCATCGTAGACGGCCTGCCCATGGGATTAGGAGAACCGTTCTTCGACACCGTGGAGGGAGAGCTGGCTAAGCTCGTTTTCGCCGTGCCCGGGGTCAAGGGCATCGAGTTCGGGTCAGGGTTCGCCGCCGCAGGGATGAGGGGCTCGCAGCACAACGACCCCTTCGTGCTGGTGGACGGGAAGGTAAGAACGTCCAAGAACGACGCCGGCGGCATTCTCGGCGGGATAACCAACGGCATGCCGGTGGTCTTCCGCGTGGCCATCAAGCCGACCGCCTCCATAGCCAAGGGGCAGCGGTCGCTGAACGTTAAGAGCGGGAAGCAGACGGAGCTAAAAATAGAGGGACGACATGACCCTTGCATAGCGCCGCGGGCCGTGCCCGTGGTGGAGGCCGCGGCCGCCCTGGTCCTGGCCGACCTGAGCATGAGAGGTGGTGTAGTTGACTGA
- the asd gene encoding aspartate-semialdehyde dehydrogenase, with protein sequence MKKINVAVLGATGMIGQRFVQLLEDHPYFEIGGLYASERSEGKSLSEVLKVKDVRFKPDTLDLKIEQLEPKAISKRCRAAFSGLPTEVAKDTESALADVGVAVFSNAASHRMRDDVPLLIPEVNPDHLELVRTQSTFANGGYIVTNANCSTTGLAVPLQAIYQKFGLKACYVSTYQAVSGAGYPGVPSLDILGNVVPFIKNEEEKMEAEIYKMLGKLDGKKVKYADFDMVASCARVPVVDGHLESVVIKLGKNGSAEDVVKVLEAFRPEPQKLKLPTAPVHPIIVRKEENRPQPAADALAGEPERARGMAVSVGRVRESKGYIKFWLLSHNTLRGGAGGSVLNAELAVARKLL encoded by the coding sequence ATGAAGAAGATAAATGTGGCCGTACTAGGCGCCACAGGAATGATCGGACAAAGGTTCGTGCAGCTGTTGGAGGACCATCCCTACTTCGAGATAGGCGGCCTCTACGCTTCCGAACGGTCGGAGGGGAAGTCGCTCAGCGAGGTGCTGAAGGTCAAGGACGTGCGCTTCAAGCCGGACACCCTGGACCTGAAGATCGAACAGCTGGAGCCCAAGGCCATATCCAAGCGTTGCCGGGCGGCCTTCTCCGGCCTGCCCACCGAGGTGGCCAAGGACACCGAGTCCGCTTTGGCGGATGTAGGTGTAGCCGTGTTCTCCAACGCCGCCTCCCACCGCATGCGCGACGACGTTCCGTTGCTCATACCAGAGGTCAACCCGGACCATCTGGAACTGGTGCGCACGCAGTCCACGTTCGCCAACGGCGGTTACATCGTGACCAACGCCAACTGCTCCACCACCGGCCTGGCCGTCCCGCTGCAGGCCATCTACCAGAAGTTCGGGCTGAAGGCCTGCTACGTATCCACTTACCAAGCGGTCTCCGGCGCTGGTTACCCCGGCGTGCCGTCCCTGGATATTCTCGGCAACGTGGTCCCCTTCATCAAGAACGAAGAGGAGAAGATGGAGGCCGAGATCTACAAGATGCTGGGCAAGCTGGACGGAAAGAAGGTCAAGTACGCCGACTTCGACATGGTGGCCAGCTGCGCCCGCGTGCCGGTGGTCGACGGTCATCTGGAGTCCGTGGTGATCAAGCTGGGTAAGAATGGGTCGGCCGAGGACGTGGTCAAGGTCCTGGAGGCCTTCAGACCGGAGCCGCAGAAGCTCAAGCTGCCCACCGCGCCTGTTCATCCCATCATTGTACGGAAGGAGGAGAACCGCCCGCAGCCGGCCGCCGACGCTTTGGCCGGCGAGCCGGAGAGGGCCAGGGGCATGGCCGTTTCCGTCGGTCGGGTGCGCGAGAGCAAAGGATATATCAAGTTCTGGTTGCTTTCCCATAACACCCTGAGGGGCGGGGCTGGCGGTTCCGTGCTCAACGCGGAACTGGCCGTGGCTAGGAAGCTCCTCTGA